In Desulfovibrio aminophilus, the following proteins share a genomic window:
- a CDS encoding branched-chain amino acid ABC transporter permease, with translation MDYFFELFFSGLTRGSIYALIAVGYTMVYGIIELINFAHGEIYMIGAFTALVVAGVLTALGFPALAILAIALAAAIVWSAAYGFTVEKIAYKPLRGAPRLSPLISAIGMSIFLQNYVMLAQTPDFLPFPRLMPELPLGPLQSYIGSSGVFIILATAVSCAGLTLFIKFTRMGKAMRATAQNSKMAMLVGVNVDRVISLTFIIGSALAAVGGVLIASHVGQINFMIGFLAGLKAFTAAVLGGIGSIPGAMLGGLVLGWTESFATGYVSSDYEDVFAFLLLVLILIFRPSGILGKPPTQKV, from the coding sequence ATGGACTATTTCTTCGAACTCTTCTTCAGCGGATTGACCCGGGGCAGCATCTACGCCCTCATCGCCGTGGGCTACACGATGGTCTACGGCATCATCGAACTCATCAACTTCGCGCACGGCGAAATCTACATGATCGGGGCCTTCACCGCCCTGGTCGTGGCCGGCGTCCTCACCGCCCTGGGCTTCCCGGCCCTGGCCATCCTGGCCATCGCCCTGGCCGCGGCCATCGTCTGGTCCGCCGCCTACGGCTTCACGGTGGAGAAGATCGCCTACAAGCCCCTGCGCGGCGCGCCCCGGCTGTCTCCGCTCATCTCGGCCATCGGCATGTCCATCTTCCTGCAGAATTACGTCATGCTGGCCCAGACCCCGGACTTCCTGCCCTTCCCCCGGCTCATGCCCGAGCTGCCCCTGGGCCCGCTGCAGAGCTACATCGGCTCGTCCGGCGTCTTCATCATCCTGGCCACGGCGGTGTCCTGCGCCGGGCTGACACTGTTCATCAAGTTCACGCGCATGGGCAAGGCCATGCGGGCCACGGCCCAGAACAGCAAGATGGCCATGCTGGTGGGCGTGAACGTGGACCGGGTCATCTCGCTCACCTTCATCATCGGTTCGGCCCTGGCGGCCGTGGGCGGCGTGCTCATCGCCTCGCACGTGGGCCAGATCAACTTCATGATCGGCTTCCTGGCCGGGCTCAAGGCCTTTACGGCGGCCGTCCTGGGCGGCATCGGGAGCATCCCCGGGGCCATGCTCGGCGGCCTGGTCCTCGGCTGGACCGAGAGCTTCGCCACGGGCTACGTCTCCAGCGACTACGAGGACGTGTTCGCCTTCCTCCTCCTGGTGCTCATCCTCATCTTCCGGCCGTCGGGGATTCTCGGCAAGCCGCCGACTCAGAAGGTCTGA
- a CDS encoding branched-chain amino acid ABC transporter substrate-binding protein — protein sequence MKGKWTALALFLAMSLFLVAGCAQEKKEEKKEAAKTEQAAPAAAPAAGKIILGVAGAHSGDLASYGLPTLNAAKLVAADYNAKGGVNGMQVEVVPQDDQCKPEMATNAATKLVSDKVTLVLGHICSGATKAALPIYTESKIVCMSPSATNPALTQSGDYPVFFRTIASDDAQAALEVKFVLETLGLKKLAIIHDKGDYGKGFAEYAQKFITESGKAEVVLFEGVTPGAVDYSAVVQKIKSSGADGVIYGGYHPEASKIVTQMRKKDMKTPFLSDDGVKDDTFIKVAGEFAEGVYATGPRDISKNPMYAQALEAHKKTFGSDPGAFFFEAYSAAQALLNAIDKAKSTKYDDIVKALHTEYVETPVGKIKFDARGDAEGVGFAIYQVQGGKYVELK from the coding sequence ATGAAAGGTAAATGGACTGCGTTGGCTCTCTTCCTGGCCATGAGCCTGTTCCTGGTCGCCGGCTGCGCCCAGGAGAAGAAGGAGGAGAAGAAGGAAGCCGCCAAGACCGAACAGGCCGCTCCGGCCGCCGCTCCGGCCGCCGGCAAGATCATCCTCGGCGTGGCGGGCGCCCATTCCGGCGACCTGGCCTCCTACGGCCTGCCCACCCTGAACGCCGCCAAGCTCGTGGCCGCCGACTACAACGCCAAGGGCGGCGTCAACGGCATGCAGGTCGAGGTCGTGCCCCAGGACGACCAGTGCAAGCCCGAGATGGCCACCAACGCCGCCACCAAGCTGGTCTCCGACAAGGTCACCCTGGTGCTCGGCCACATCTGCTCCGGCGCCACCAAGGCCGCCCTGCCGATCTACACCGAGTCCAAGATCGTCTGCATGTCGCCCTCGGCCACCAACCCGGCCCTGACCCAGAGCGGCGACTACCCGGTCTTCTTCCGCACCATCGCCTCCGACGACGCCCAGGCCGCCCTGGAAGTGAAGTTCGTCCTGGAGACCCTGGGCCTCAAGAAGCTGGCCATCATCCATGACAAGGGCGACTACGGCAAGGGCTTCGCCGAATACGCGCAGAAGTTCATCACCGAGAGCGGCAAGGCCGAGGTGGTCCTCTTCGAGGGCGTGACCCCCGGCGCGGTGGACTATTCCGCCGTGGTCCAGAAGATCAAGTCCTCCGGCGCCGACGGCGTGATTTACGGCGGCTACCATCCCGAGGCCTCCAAGATCGTGACCCAGATGCGCAAGAAGGACATGAAGACTCCCTTCCTCTCCGACGACGGCGTGAAGGACGACACCTTCATCAAGGTCGCGGGCGAGTTCGCCGAGGGCGTCTACGCCACCGGTCCCCGGGACATCTCCAAGAACCCGATGTACGCCCAGGCCCTGGAGGCCCACAAGAAGACCTTCGGCTCCGATCCCGGCGCCTTCTTCTTCGAGGCCTACTCCGCGGCCCAGGCCCTGCTGAACGCCATCGACAAGGCCAAGTCCACCAAGTACGACGACATCGTGAAGGCCCTGCACACCGAGTACGTCGAAACCCCGGTGGGCAAGATCAAGTTCGACGCGCGCGGCGACGCCGAGGGCGTCGGCTTCGCCATCTACCAGGTCCAGGGCGGCAAGTACGTCGAATTGAAGTAG
- a CDS encoding tetratricopeptide repeat protein, with translation MPENTATGRRLLVLVMAGILGVIFVTSFWYRMEHPSLRVEMRSQGQTPPGMGGQGGMDMARVQALMKKMGENPEDLPTLLELADLFLSMQAHDRALVFLEKAQALKPGDPNVLRGLGMVRFEMKEYDKAAEAFAAILKVEPSDAVSHFNLGIVLKHFLNKPEEAAGHFRAVVASKAADPGLRQEAAKELEGK, from the coding sequence ATGCCTGAGAACACCGCCACCGGCCGCCGTCTGCTCGTCCTGGTCATGGCCGGGATTCTGGGCGTGATTTTCGTGACGTCCTTCTGGTACCGCATGGAGCACCCCTCCCTGCGGGTGGAGATGCGCTCCCAGGGCCAGACCCCGCCCGGCATGGGAGGGCAGGGGGGCATGGACATGGCCCGGGTCCAGGCGCTCATGAAGAAGATGGGCGAGAATCCCGAGGACCTGCCCACGCTCCTGGAACTGGCCGATCTCTTCCTCTCCATGCAGGCCCATGATCGGGCCCTGGTCTTCCTGGAGAAGGCCCAGGCCCTCAAGCCCGGCGATCCCAACGTCCTGCGCGGGCTGGGCATGGTCCGCTTCGAGATGAAGGAATACGACAAGGCCGCCGAGGCCTTCGCCGCGATCCTCAAAGTGGAGCCGAGCGACGCCGTGAGCCATTTCAACCTGGGCATCGTGCTGAAGCACTTTTTGAACAAGCCCGAGGAGGCCGCCGGGCATTTCCGCGCGGTCGTAGCCAGCAAGGCGGCTGATCCCGGGCTGCGCCAGGAGGCGGCCAAGGAACTGGAGGGCAAGTGA
- a CDS encoding CcmD family protein has protein sequence MSYLFAANVVVWLGLGGYLAFLAGRSAGLERRVRQLERLNDA, from the coding sequence ATGAGCTATCTTTTCGCGGCCAACGTGGTCGTCTGGCTCGGCCTGGGGGGCTATCTGGCCTTCCTGGCGGGCCGTTCGGCCGGACTGGAAAGGCGCGTGCGCCAACTGGAGCGCCTCAACGATGCCTGA
- a CDS encoding cytochrome c biogenesis protein — protein sequence MPKLKILALISIPALCLFQYMIWFYAPVEATMGLVQKIFYLHLPLAMWAFVSFLVVFAASAGYLVRPRPALDALAGAAAEIGVVFSALVLITGSIWGRAAWNVWWTWDPRLTTTLVMWFVYAGYLLLRASPLGGERRAQVCAVLGVVAFLDVPLVFLSARLWRSVHPAVFGSQGGGLEPEMRHTVVAGIVAVGLFWLCLVLARYGQARAAARLDALRARSLENEPIQG from the coding sequence ATGCCCAAGCTGAAAATCCTGGCCCTGATCTCGATCCCGGCCCTCTGCCTCTTCCAGTACATGATCTGGTTCTACGCGCCCGTGGAGGCCACCATGGGCCTGGTCCAGAAGATCTTCTACCTGCACCTGCCCCTGGCCATGTGGGCCTTCGTCAGCTTCCTGGTGGTCTTCGCGGCCAGCGCGGGCTACCTCGTCCGGCCCCGTCCGGCCCTGGACGCCCTGGCCGGGGCCGCCGCCGAGATCGGCGTGGTCTTCTCCGCGCTGGTGCTCATCACCGGCTCCATCTGGGGCCGCGCGGCCTGGAACGTCTGGTGGACCTGGGACCCCCGGCTGACCACCACCCTGGTCATGTGGTTCGTCTACGCGGGCTACCTTCTGCTGCGGGCCTCGCCCCTGGGCGGCGAGCGCCGCGCGCAGGTCTGCGCCGTGCTCGGCGTGGTGGCCTTCCTGGACGTCCCGCTGGTCTTTCTTTCCGCCCGGCTCTGGCGCAGCGTGCACCCGGCGGTCTTCGGCAGCCAGGGCGGCGGGCTGGAGCCCGAGATGCGGCACACCGTGGTGGCCGGAATCGTGGCCGTGGGCCTGTTCTGGCTCTGCCTGGTGCTGGCCCGCTACGGCCAGGCCCGCGCCGCGGCGCGGCTGGACGCCCTGCGCGCCCGCTCCCTGGAAAACGAACCCATACAAGGATGA
- a CDS encoding heme exporter protein CcmB, which produces MLRRAGIIAAKDLRLTVGGQGLVQAILLGLLLIFLFSLSRPAGELTPPQSAAAIFWLASAFGLVLVVNDLFALEEANGSRLGLLSAPLAPQAIWLGKGLAGLCLLLLSQAVFLPASVVFLGQDMGGTWWLAPAALLTADLGLVALGALLGALSQGQAARESLLSVILFPLLLPVLLGGIKLFTQVFAAQAPDLSWLGLMGAFDALFLGAGLILFPFVYTGEE; this is translated from the coding sequence ATGCTGAGGCGCGCCGGAATCATCGCGGCCAAGGACCTGCGGCTCACCGTGGGCGGCCAGGGGTTGGTCCAGGCGATCCTCCTCGGCCTGCTGCTCATCTTCCTGTTCAGCCTGTCGCGACCGGCCGGGGAGTTGACTCCGCCCCAGTCCGCGGCGGCCATCTTCTGGCTGGCCTCGGCCTTCGGCCTGGTGCTCGTGGTCAACGACCTCTTCGCCCTGGAGGAGGCCAACGGCTCGCGGCTGGGACTCCTGTCCGCGCCCCTGGCGCCCCAGGCCATCTGGCTGGGCAAGGGGCTGGCCGGGCTCTGTCTCCTGCTCCTGTCCCAGGCCGTGTTCCTGCCCGCCTCGGTGGTCTTCCTGGGCCAGGACATGGGCGGGACGTGGTGGCTCGCGCCCGCGGCCCTGCTCACGGCGGACCTGGGGCTGGTGGCCCTGGGGGCTCTGTTGGGCGCGCTGTCCCAGGGGCAGGCCGCGCGGGAGTCGCTGCTCTCGGTGATCCTCTTTCCCTTGCTGCTGCCCGTGCTGCTCGGCGGCATCAAGCTCTTCACCCAGGTCTTCGCGGCCCAGGCCCCGGACCTGTCCTGGCTCGGGCTCATGGGCGCCTTCGACGCCCTGTTCCTGGGCGCGGGCTTGATCCTTTTCCCGTTTGTGTATACCGGCGAGGAATAG